Proteins co-encoded in one Gossypium arboreum isolate Shixiya-1 chromosome 11, ASM2569848v2, whole genome shotgun sequence genomic window:
- the LOC108470865 gene encoding choline-phosphate cytidylyltransferase 1 produces the protein MNNDNNTHYPDSERPVRVYADGIYDLFHFGHARSLEQAKKSFPNTYLLVGCCNDETTHKYKGKTVMTEAERYESLRHCRWVDEVIPDAPWVINQEFLDAYNIDYVAHDSLPYADASGAANDVYEFVKAAGKFKETQRTEGISTSDIIMRIIKDYNQYVIRNLDRGYSRKDLGVSFVKEKRLRVNMRLKKLREKVKEHQERVGEKIQTVAMHRNEWVGNADRWVAGCNELVENADRWLAGFLEVFEEGFHKMGAAIRERIAEHLMRQQSRDSAFLLELSDEDEDEEYYYDEDEEEADGDNDNEEYYDDDEYYDQKDRKNEKKEEEKEEENKQTIASPVYLL, from the exons ATGAACAACGATAACAACACCCATTATCCCGACTCCGAGCGCCCTGTCCGCGTCTACGCTGATGGGATCTACGATCTTTTCCACTTCGGCCATGCTCGCTCCCTCGAACAAGCCAAGAAATC GTTTCCCAATACATATTTATTGGTTGGATGTTGCAATGATGAAACAACCCACAAGTATAAAGGTAAAACTGTTATGACCGAAGCAGAGCGCTATGAATCCCTTCGCCATTGCAG GTGGGTTGATGAAGTCATTCCTGATGCACCGTGGGTTATCAATCAAGAATTTCTTGATGCATACAATATTGACTATGTGGCTCATGATTCCCTTCC CTATGCTGATGCCAGTGGGGCTGCGAATGATGTGTATGAGTTT GTTAAAGCTGCCGGAAAGTTCAAGGAAACTCAACGAACCGAAGGGATTTCAACGTCAGATATTATAATGAGAATTATTAAAGATTATAACCAGTATGTGATACGTAACTTGGACCGTGGATATTCGAGGAAAGATCTTGGAGTTAGCTTTGTAAAG GAAAAGAGATTGAGAGTGAACATGAGATTGAAGAAACTACGTGAAAAAGTAAAGGAACACCAAGAAAGGGTAGGAGAAAAG ATACAAACTGTTGCTATGCATCGTAACGAGTGGGTGGGAAACGCTGACCGCTGGGTTGCCGGATGTAATGAGTTGGTGGAAAATGCTGATCGCTGGCTTGCCGGATTTCTTGAGGTGTTCGAAGAAGGTTTCCACAAAATG GGCGCTGCAATCAGAGAACGAATAGCAGAACATTTGATGAGGCAACAATCAAGGGATTCTGCATTTTTGCTGGAACTTAgtgatgaagatgaagatgagGAATATTATTAtgatgaagatgaagaagaagCTGACGGTGATAATGATAATGAGGAATACTACGACGACGATGAATATTATGACCAGAAAGacagaaaaaatgaaaaaaaggaagaagaaaaagaagaagaaaacaaaCAAACTATTGCTTCTCCAGTTTACCTACTGTAG